A single region of the Eleginops maclovinus isolate JMC-PN-2008 ecotype Puerto Natales chromosome 4, JC_Emac_rtc_rv5, whole genome shotgun sequence genome encodes:
- the LOC134863095 gene encoding hatching enzyme 1.2-like: protein MSVFRFSALALLLLAACCWADSESADGLSVSEILERANTNLVRSDNEPILTELDIAIDNEAERNADPCTSRGCKWLKNSDGKVYIPYYITNHFSSREKAIIVRGLESFSSISCIRFRPTYSNDHEWLQIESQNGCWSYVGRRGGKQVVSLARSGCLYHHTIQHELLHALGFNHEQTRSDRDNHIRVLLQNVQSGMEHNFNKIATLNQGTPYDYNSVMQYFRTAFSTNGQPTMIPIPDANVSFGNAKEMSRNDINRLNTLYQC from the exons atGTCTGTCTTCAGGTTCTCCGCTCTAGCTCTGCTGCTTCTGGCTGCCTGCTGCTGGGCCGACAGTGAG TCTGCAGATGGGCTTTCTGTGTCTGAAATTCTGGAGAGAGCCAACACAAATCTGG TTCGCTCCGACAATGAGCCCATCCTGACTGAATTGGACATCGCCATCGACAACGAGGCCGAGAGAAACGCCGACCCCTGCACCAGCCGTGGCTGCAAGTGGTTGAAGAACAGTGATGGAAAGGTCTACATTCCCTATTACATCACCAACCACTTCT CCTCCCGCGAAAAGGCCATCATCGTCCGTGGACTGGAGTCCTTCTCTTCTATCTCCTGCATCCGCTTCAGGCCCACCTATAGCAACGACCATGAATGGCTGCAGATCGAGTCCCAGAATGG CTGCTGGTCCTACGTCGGCCGTCGCGGTGGAAAGCAGGTGGTGTCTCTGGCCCGCAGCGGATGTCTTTACCATCACACCATCCAGCACGAGCTGCTCCACGCTCTGGGCTTCAACCACGAGCAGACCCGCTCCGACAGAGACAACCACATCAGAGTCCTGCTGCAGAACGTCCAGTCTG GTATGGAGCACAACTTCAACAAGATTGCCACCCTGAACCAGGGCACTCCCTATGACTACAACTCTGTCATGCAGTACTTCAG GACTGCCTTCTCCACGAACGGTCAGCCCACCATGATCCCCATCCCTGATGCCAACGTGTCCTTTGGCAACGCTAAGGAAATGAGCCGTAATGACATCAACAGGCTCAACACTCTTTACCAGTGCT AA
- the LOC134863814 gene encoding hatching enzyme 1.2-like, which produces MILQAAALSVLLCCVHSYTLSAPFEKTEESSGNNIEDEFLSVSELLERANKDVGKNFDDPLVMFGDIAVPTGLQNADPCTARSCLWPKATDGNVYVPYSISEQFSGREKQTIVEGLRSFAASTCIRFTPVNGQIDFVDIQSLSGCFSFIGRRGRGQIVSLSRQGCVFKQIIQHELLHALGFDHEQTRSDRDQHVQILLQNVMRGMESNFRKIQTNNLGTPYDYNSVMHYDRFAFSRNRRPTIIPIPDRNAVIGRATQMSPTDILRVNRLYRCNSTASRPHLKPVQIKRFLEN; this is translated from the exons ATGATCCTGCAGGCGGCTGCGCTCAGTGTTCTCCTCTGCTGCGTGCACAGTTACACTCTATCG GCTCCTTTTGAAAAGACTGAGGAGTCCTCTG GCAACAACATCGAGGATGAGTTCCTGAGTGTGTCTGAGCTGTTGGAGAGGGCCAATAAGGATGTTG GAAAGAACTTTGACGATCCGTTGGTGATGTTTGGAGACATCGCCGTGCCCACTGGTCTGCAGAACGCTGATCCCTGCACAGCACGCAGCTGCCTGTGGCCTAAAGCCACAGACGGAAACGTCTACGTACCCTACAGCATCTCCGAGCAGTTCT ccgggagagagaaacaaaccATCGTCGAAGGTCTGAGGTCTTTTGCTGCGTCCACCTGCATCCGCTTCACCCCCGTCAACGGACAGATCGATTTTGTCGACATTCAGTCTCTATCAGG GTGTTTTTCCTTCATCGGCCGTCGTGGTAGAGGCCAGATAGTTTCTTTGAGTCGTCAGGGGTGTGTTTTCAAGCAGATCATCCAACATGAGCTGCTCCATGCCCTAGGCTTCGACCATGAGCAGACCCGGTCCGACAGAGACCAGCATGTCCAGATCCTGCTGCAGAACGTCATGCGCG GAATGGAGTCCAATTTCAGGAAGATCCAAACAAATAACCTGGGGACTCCCTATGACTACAACTCTGTCATGCACTATGACAG GTTTGCCTTCTCCAGGAACAGGCGGCCGACCATCATCCCCATCCCGGATAGGAACGCAGTCATTGGGAGAGCCACCCAGATGAGTCCAACCGACATCCTCCGGGTCAACCGCCTTTACAGATGCA ATTCCACTGCATCCAGACCTCATCTGAAACCCGTGCAGATAAAACGTTTCTTGGAGAATTGA